From the genome of archaeon CG10_big_fil_rev_8_21_14_0_10_43_11:
TGCTCAAACGCAAACTCAAAAAAATTATTCTAGGCGGACCCGGCCACATGAAAGAAGAACTTAATGATGCACGATATCTCTCCAACCACTTACAAAACGTCGTAGGTCTTGTTGACACCGGCTACGCAGGAGAAGACGGATTTGAAGAACTACTCCAAAAAAGCCAAGACCTTCTCAAAAATGAAGCACTTATGGAAGAAAAAGTCAGGCTCAATAAATTCTTCAGCCTGCTTGGCGCACGAAGCAGTAAAGTATCCTATGGCATGACCCAGACAAAAGCACTTCTTGAACAAGGTCTTGTTGAAGAAATATTTGTTTCAGAGAGTGTGGGTGATGACTTGATTGAAGAGATAAATGAAATTGCCCTTGCCCAGGGAAGCGCGATTCTTGTAGCATCCACTGAAACACGCGAAGGCGAATCCCTCAAACAAATAGGGGGTATTGGCGCAATACTCAGATATGCACTGTAAACTTAAAGCTTAAATACATATTTATGATAAAGAAGAACAGAAAATGGTGAAACAGACATGAGCAATGAAGGAGAAAAAAGACATGTTGAGCTGCACAGCATCAAAAAAGGAAGTTTTATGATTGTTGAAGGTGCGACCTGCAGAGTCACTGACATTCAAATGTCACGACCGGGAAAACATGGACACGCAAAAGCGCGCGTTACCGCAGTGGGAATTATAGACGGGAAAAAACGCGTATTTGTAAAACCAGGAGATGCGCGCGTTGAAGTACCCATTATCGGGAAGAAACAAGCACAGGTGTTAAACGTGCGTCAAGAAACAAAAACCATTGATGGAAAAGTTGAAATAACCCATATTGCAAATGTGATGGATCTTGAAAGTTATGAAACGTTTGACATGACCATTCCTGATGAGCTTGTTGACAAAGTGACTGAAGGAACGCAAGTCCTGTACTGGGAAGTTATGGGCTCAAAGCTTATGCAACGAATCGCATAAACAACAAAAACAAAATTAGTCTCTTTTTTTATGCCGCTACTTCGCGTGCGAGAGCAAGACCAATCTCAACGGGGTTTGGGTGCAAATCAAGACTACGCACCACTATTTCTTCGGTATTAGTATAACTGTTAGTCTGAATTCTGCCACTTGCGCGCACAATACGACCCATGACTGCCTTGCGCAAAGAGTCCATGTGCACTTGCAGGGATGAATCTGATTCAAAATCAGCGAACAACTTGTCAACTGATGACGCAAAAAGAGAGGCGGCAACATCACCAAAAAATATGCACCGATACACAAGAAGCCCGGTGTCAAGATTAACTGAAACAACCATGGATTTTTTAGGGGCTACAACACCATGCGTTGTGCACGCGCCTTCCTTGAAGCCGCGGTTACACTCCCCACACACATCAAAAAAACGAACTTGCGGAAACACATAGGTAATGGTACCAAGCACTACCTCACCCCCACCCTGATTAGAAGCCGAACCATTGCTCTGCGGAAACGCACCAAGCTCGGGCACAGACACACCCTCAGGATTAAGCGACAAACGGGAACGATTAGACAAATGAACTTCTACTAAATCATTGTTAATACGCGAATACGCATTAAGAATCTTAATGGTGTCACCAATAGAGATTTTTTTCTCAGAAATAAGGCGCGTTAACTCATTCCAGATAACAACACGCACAACACCAGACGCATCGCCGATCAAAAAACTTGCAACAGCCCCTTTTCGTCCTTTTGATTCAAATTCGCGAATAGGATACGTGGTTATAATGCGCCCCACAAGATTCACCGATTTAAGACCACCAGCAATGTCTTGAATCTGCGTGAAGTCCTCAGATTTTGAAGGAATAAATGAAATACCTTTCTCATTTGCAACAATAAACGCGGCACCTTCATCACTCACAAGTCCTTGCAGCTCATCTTTTTTCTTCTCAATAAGCCCAATAACCTCTGCTTTAGAGAGTTTTGAATCAGCCACTATTTTATCAACAATCTTATCAAAAGGAAGCTCCAGCATAGAAAGTATCACACCGCCTGTATTATTATAAGATTATATGTTATACATTACACGAGTTAGCAAAAAACAACAAAAAATATAACAACAAACACAGCAGGTATACTCTGATGAGAGGCAGACCCACACAATCAAAGGTGAGAAACCGTGTTTCAGCAATATTGCAGCATATGAATTCATCGTATGGGTATGACCTTTACAAGAAATATCGGATCCTTTTTGGAGCGGTGAAAATCAGGACAGTTTATTACAACCTGCGAAAAGGAGTGCTGCTCAACGAGTTTATGATAAGCGACATTAAACGGGAAGTAGGAGAATACACGTGGGGGACTGAAACCGAACGCGTATACTACACAAACGGACCCTACTCCAATCCGGTGCTGCTTGATGAAGTTCAAATTACTAAACTCAAAAAATTTGAACCCCATAACCCCACCATGGTGTCACAAGAGCAAATTGAACGCGTTATTGAAGAAGCAACCCAAGCAGTCCAGGGATACAGCAGGGAATTTAGAGAACTCAAAGTAGGTGTGCGCGTGCGAAAATATAAACAAATAGATGTGCAGCTTGAAAAACTGCGAAAATGGATTGGGAAAAATGATGATGACGCAAAAGAAACAATTCTAACACTCAAAGACACCCTTGCCCGCTATGAATACTAACTACCCCCCCACCCCTTTATTTCTTATGGAATTGTCTTGCAACAAACCGAGCGCGTAATTGCATTAAAAAAATATAGTGTCCTAAAACAGCAGGGCACACCATCAAACAACTCTTTGCTTTTGATACATCTTAAAAAAAAGGTAAAGACCTCAAAAAGTCCATATGAAATATGTTAGTAACCACAATAAAAAAGAAGTATAATATAATTACAATATTGTAAATAAATATTATTACAATACTATTATTATATTCCATCTGTTCCATAAGAAATGATGGTCTTGTTCCATACGCAAGCAGGGTTAACACCAACAACGCGCCCACTGTTTTTTCTGTTCCAGCGGAAAACAAGGGGTGGGGTGGTGTGTGGTATAGTAACGTTAATAAATGCTGAGCCTCCATAGGAAGATGAGGGGATGATGATAACAGCTCAACGGTCTCTTGATGATATTTTCAACACTTTTCTTGAGAATAAGAAAATATTTCGAAATAAAGAGTCACTCACCGAACGTTACACTCCTGAGACAATCCCTCACCGGGATAATGAAATCCACCAGCTTGCAACTATTTTTGCACCTTCTCTTCGTCTTGAAAAACCTTCAAATGTTCTTGTGTTTGGAAAGACCGGCACGGGAAAAACACTTTCAGTAAATCACGTTCTTACCTTTATGTCCCAAAAAGCAGCATTGCAGGGTATTCCGGTTTCCATTGTGTATGTAAACTGCAAAATGAAAAAAGTAGCTGACACAGAATATCGTCTTATTGCTGAATTTGCCCGTCAGTTTGGTGTTTCAGTTCCCCCCACCGGTCTTCCTACTGATGAGGTGTACAATCTCTTTTATGAATCAGTTGACTCAAAAAAACAAGTTATTGTGCTCATCCTTGATGAAATAGACCACCTTATCTCACGCGCGGGCGATGATATACTCTACAACCTCACCCGTATTAATTCTTCTCTTAAAAACGCGCTGGTCTCCTTTGTGGGCATTAGTAATGACTTGCGTTTTACTGAACACCTTGATGCACGCATAAAGTCAGGCCTGGGTGAAGAAGAGATTATATTTTCACCCTACAACGCGTTGCAATTGCGAGATATCCTCAAAGAACGCGCGCTCCAATCATTTTATGAGGGCGTTATTGAAGATGGGGTGCTTGCAAAATGCGCGGCATACGCTGCTCGCGAGCATGGAGATGCGCGGCGCGCGCTTGATTTATTACGCGTTGCAGGCGAGCTCTCTGAGCGCGAAGCATCTCCTAAAATCCTTGAGCTTCATATTGACCTTGCTGATGAGAAAGTGGAAAAAGACCGTTTATACGAAGCCGTTATCAGGCAGCCCAAACAAAGTCAGCTCGTTACCTATGCTATCATGGCATATTACGAGGAGCAGGACACGCCTGCTTTCACTGGTGATATTTATTCCATCTATAAAGGCCTTTGCGAATCCCTCGGAATAAAACCCCTTACCCAGCGCAGAATTTCAGACTTGATTACTGAACTCGATATGCTGGGAATAATCAACGCCAAAGTGATCTCCCACGGCCGCTATGGGCGAAAGCGGGAGATCACCCTCTCCCTACCCCCCAACACCTTTAGCAAGTTGCAGCTTCTTCTCAAAAATGAGCTGGAATCCTGAGAAGAACTGCTACCCCTCTTGCAAAGTGAATCTTCTCAAAAACCCGCGCTTCGGCGTTGATTATTCAAATACGCACTAGTCGCCACAATCATTTTTTTATAGCCTCATCAGGTGTGTTCGCATACCTTCCCGTATTGCTCTTGCCGGTGTTTGTTTAGATGAAAAAAATTCTTGACCATATGAAACTCAAAGGATATCTCCCTAGTCCCGAGCTTCTCAAACTCCCTGAATCTGAGCTCACTCGCTTTGTTGAAACACTCACTCCCGCGTCAGGAATGAATATCCTTACTCAAGACCTGTACACTAAATACAAACAGCAAAATCCGGCCACCAAAAAAATTGATTTAGGCTCGTCAAAAGTTGAAATAATCCGTTCGTTTGGACTCAATAAATCTGTGAGTTCTACTAATAGTTTTGTTTCATTTTACAATTATCGTTTTGCGCGACTCAGCGAGTTTGTTAAGCGACGCCCGGAAATGCAGAGTGCTGTCTCAATTAAACACCTTTCTGACACAAATGCGTCTGGTGACGTCAAATTTGTGGGAATGATTGTTGATATTAGGTACACCAGTAATCAAAACGCAATTCTTGAAATTGAAGACCCCACCGGAGGGACGCGCGTTCTGGTTGCAAACAGCAAAAAAGAACTTTTCTTAAAAGTCAAAGAACTCGTGCTTGATGAAGTAATTGGTGTTATTGGTTCGCGAAAAGGAAATATTGTGTTTGCAAACGACCTTGTTTTTCCTGATATTCCGTCTTCATTTGAATACAAACGCGCGCCGGATAATGTGACTGCCGCGTTTGTTTCTGATGTGCACATCGGTTCAGTTGATTTTTTGCCTGATAAGTTTCAAAAATTCATTGACTGGACGCGCGGGCGTGTGGGCACTGAAAAGAACAAAACTGATGCAGAACGATTGGCATACGTGTTTGTGACAGGTGACCTTGTTGATGGTGTGGGTATCTACCCAAACCAGGACGAAGAACTGAATATCAAAGATATCTACGCACAGTATGATGCCTTTGAAGAATATATCAAACAAATCCCCGACCACATCAATGTTATTATGTGCCCTGGCAATCATGACGCAGTTCGTCTTGAAGAACCTCAGCCAGTTCTTGGCGCAAATTTGCTCAAAACTCTTTGTCAATACAAGAATGTCACGCTTGTTTCAAACCCATCTTTTCTTACTATTCATGGTATTGACGGGTTTTCCGGGCTCAAAACCCTTATGTACCATGGTTACTCCCTTGACCATTACTGTGCTGAAAATGAATACATACGAAACAAGGGGGGTTATGACAATATTGGTTTTGCTATGGAGTTCTTGCTGCGAAAACGCCACCTTTCTCCAACACACTCTGCGTCCCCCTTTATTTCAGGTTCAGAAGACAGTCTTATTATTGACCCTGTTCCTGACATTTTTGTTGCAGGCCACACCCACAAAGGTGCGGTGCACAAATACAAGCACATTGATGTGCTGAGCTCTTCATGTTTTCAAAAAGCAACGAGTTTTCAAGAAAAACTAGGCCACCACCCAAACCCCGGCGTTGTTCCGCTTCTCAACCTTAAAACACGCCACGTGACGGTGATGGAAACATAGTGCACTATGTGCTAAACAAACGTTTTTATTCAATTGAACATTTCGAATCAACACTATGGTTGTCGCATCACCGGTGATGCAGGAATATTTTGCCACTCTTGAAAAACAAGCCCTTGTAGAGTATGAACTTGCCCGCGCTGCGCGCAAAAAAGGACGTGACCCAAAGCCTCATGTAGAGGTTACCCTTGCGCGAAACATTGGCGAGCGAATTGAAGGGCTTATTTCAGCACTCTACCCTACGATTGCAAATACCGGGCTTGCAAACGCAATTCTTGAACTTGAACATAAATATGACCAAGGCGATTGGCGCGTTGCGTTTGCTATTGCAAAACAGTGCGCTCATGGCGTGTTTATCACGCTCAAATCACGCGAGGAGTATATGGACCTTGGTACGCGAGTGGGTCTTGCGTATCTCACTCAAGGAACAGTGTCTGCACCTCTTGAAGGTATTGTGGGTATTAAAGCAAAGAAACGCAAAGATGGCAAAGAGTATTTAGCCGTATATTATGCGGGCCCAATTCGTGCAGCAGGAGGAACTCCTATGACTGTTTCTGTGGTGCTTGTTGATTACTTGCGTGAATTACTTGGCTATGCTGAATATGACCCTACTGATGATGAGATAAAACGCTACTACCATGAGCTTGAGATGTATAATGACCGCGTGTCGCGATTGCAATACTTTCCTTCTCAAGAGGAAGTCCAGTTTCTTGTGAAAAACATGCCCATTGAGATTAATGGTTCGCCAACATCCAAACGTGAAGTTTTGATTTACAAAGATGTGGAGCGCGTTGAAACCGCCCAAATTCGTGGGGGTATGTGTCTTGCCCTTGCTGAAGGTGTTGCTGGTCGCGCAAAAAAATTGTGGGGCGGTCTTGCACGTTTTACTGATTTTGATTTTTCGCGCTGGGATTTTCTCAAAGAATTTCTTGATTTGCAAAAAAAACAGTACGCGCACGCTGAAAATGACACTAATGAAACACAAGAAGATACAGGGATTAAAGTAAAACCCTCGTTTAAATATCTTCGCGACGCGGTTGCAGGCCGCCCGGTGTTTTCATTTCCCTCACACCCCGCAGGATTTCGCATACGCTATGGTCGAACCCGCGTTTCAGGGGTGGAAGCATATGGATTTAACCCGACAACCGGGTTTGTGCTCAATAAATTTCTTGCTATTGGTACGCAGCTCTCTATTGAACGACCTGGAAAAGGTTGTACGGTCACTACGTGTGAAGTTATTCGCGGACCAGTTGTTAAACTCACCGCGGGTGATGTGGTGCGCGTTGATACTATGGAGGTGTATGAAAAGCACAAGTATGACATTGCTGAAGTTCTTTTCCTTGGCGATGTTTTGGTTAATTTTGGCGCGTTTCGCGAACACAAACATGTTCTTGTACCTTCACCTTTTGTTGAAGAATGGTGGGCTCTTGAACTGGAATCAAAAGCGCCTGATTCAGCACTTGCCGAGCGCTTTGTTAAAAGCCCCTTTCAAGAAATAGGGTACGATGAGGCAAAAGCGATTTCACGAAAATTTGACATTCCTCTTCACCCTTCTTTTACGTTTCACTGGAACCTCCTCTCTGCTGATGACCTGCGCATTCTTGTTAATGCTGTTTGCGCGCCAACCCCGCTGCAGCTTGCCCGCACAGACAATCTTACCCTTAAAGCATCAAACGAGCTTAAGCGCGTGCTTGAAACCGCGCTTATTCCTCATCGGGTATCTCCAGGTGTGCTGATTGTTGAACATGATAATGCGCGTGCACTTCTTGATACTCTTGGGGGTGAAGATGGTTTTGATGCAATTACTACGGCGCTTGCCCGTGACAACGATGCATCTATTTTGCGCGCGAAGAAATCCGCGCTTACTATTCTTAACACGGTCGCCCCTTTTGCGCTTCGGGATACTGCCGGTTTCACGCTTGGCGCGCGCATGGGCCGCCCGGAAAAAGCAAAAATGCGAAAAATGACTGCGTCACCGCATATGTTGTTTCCTGTTGGTGAGCAAGGTGGCCGTTTTCGCTCGCTTAATTCAGCGTTTGAGCAGGGTTTTATCCTATCTGATTTTCCGCTTCGCTATTGCGACGCGTGCAGTTCCATGACTTTTCTTAATGTGTGTGAAAAATGCGGGGCAATTACAAAACACTGGAACACCTGCCGGCGCTGTAAGACAAGCACGTCAGATACGTTTCACTGCCTTCCTCACAAAGCGCTGAGCCCTGAAGAAAAAGAAAGTTATCGCACATCGCCATTTGAGCGGCGCGCAATTGACACCACGGCCCTTGTAAATTCTGCACTTGAAAAGCTGAGGGTTCTTGACACTAACACGCTTGGCAATGGTTTTTCAACACTTAATTTTCTTGTCAAAGGGGTTAAAGGCGTGACAAATGAAACAAAAACCATGGAGATTATTGAAAAAGGCATTCTTCGCGCAAAAAACAACGTGTTTGTGAACAAGGATGGGACTATGCGTCTTGATATGACGCAGTTACCGGTCACACACTTTAAACCAATTGAGATAGGCACATCAGTAGCGCGGCTCACTGAGCTTGGATACACCCACGACATTTCAGGCAAACCCCTCTCACACGCGCAGCAAATTCTTGAAATTAGACCGCAAGACATCATACTTCCCGCGTGCCAGGAACTTCCTGAAACAGACACGCGAAGAGACGTGCTTAATATCACCCGTTTTCTTGATGGATTACTCAAAGCAGTCTATGGACTTGATGCGCACTATGCAATTACACGCACAGATGACCTTGCAGGTGTGCTCTGCATCGCGCTTGCGCCTCACACATCAGCAGGCACATTATGTCGCATTATTGGTTTTTCAAAAACACAAGGCGGGCTTGCTCATCCTCTCTTGCATGCTGCAACACGTCGTGATTGCGATGGGGATGAAGTTGGTTTCATGTTATTGCTTGATGCATTCATCAATTTTTCTCATGATTACTTACCAAATCAGCGCGGCACAAAAAACATGGATTGCCCGCTTGTTCTTGCACTGTCACTTGACCCCTCAGTTATTGATGATGAAGTATTTAACATGGATGTGGTCTGGCAGTATCCCCTCTCATTTTATGAAGACACACTTGTGTTCAAAGAACCGTCAGAGGTCAGCTTACGTGTTGTTGAAAACTTGCTTGAAACGCCTGAACAATTTGAGGGATATGGCTACACGCACCCGGTTGATAACTTTAACAACGGCATTCGCGTAAGCGCGTACAAAACATTACCCACTATGGATGATAAGGTTGAAAAACAAATGGATTTGGCCTTTAAAGTGCGCTCTATTGATGTTGCGCAAGTTGCAACCCTTGTTATTGAAAAACATTTACTTCGTGATATCAAAGGTAACTTGCGAAAATTTTCTTCACAAGGCTTTCGCTGCATTGCATGCAATGAAAAGTTTCGCCGCGTCCCGCTTCGGGGTAACTGCACGCGGTGCAGCGGAAAAATTGTTCTTACTATTCATGAAGGAAGCGTGCTCAAATACGTGAACCAGTGTCTTGACTTGTCCTCACACTATAAGGTGAACACATATCTTAAACAATCCATTGACGTGCTTCGCCAGCGTCTTGAAAGCGTGTTTGCCCAGGACCCTGAAAAACAAGAAAAACTTAGCAACTTTTTTACATAGCGCGCAGTACATACCCTATGAGGGTTGGCACAATAAGACAACCCATAGCATGACTTTTCATACTTTTTGAGCGAATCGCAACGCGTGAAATAAGAGCACCGCTCACGCACACCACTACACCAAGCACGCCGTTTGATACGAAGTTAAGCATGAGTATCGCAAAAACAACTATGCGCACAAGATGTCCATAGTTAAGGGTTGCAATGTGTTTGATAATACGCGTGCCAAAACGCAGACACACAAAGAAACTAACTACCGCGCTCAAAAAACCAGCCACAAACAAAAACAACATGCTTTGCGCACTCAGTACAAAGAATTCCTGCATGATAACAAGCACACCGCTTCGCGCGCTTCCTGCAAAAAAGAGCGTAAGAAGAGAAATAAACACATCAGCAACATTAATTGCGCCAAGCCTGACGAGAAACTCATTTTCATCTTTTTTTGAATAAAGCACTACACTTGCTTGTGTTGGCCCAATCGCAGGCACAACCCCCAGTATAATACCGCTTACCACGCCAAACACGCCTGCTTTGAGCAAGTCTTTTTTCTCAAGAGGAAGTCCATAACTTTCACGCTGCAAAACAGGTTGTGTGCGCTGGTGCTCCCACATAATACCAAGACCAAAAAGCCCGCTAAACAAGCTGAGCAAAGGAAAACTAAGCGTGCTGTTAAGTGCAAAAAGACCGAGTATGCCACTTGCAAAGAACACAAACAGCGCTTCTTTTTTTGCATCCAAAAAAAGCAAATGCGCGCTAATGCCTGCAAGCAAAATCCACGCATAGTCCGCAAGAAAGGTGAACAATACGGGAAGCACAACACCTAATACTGGAGTGAGTGCAAGAAACGCGCTTGTGCCAACAAGCCCGCCAAATGCGGTTAATTTCAAGGCGCGCACACCGCTTCCTTCAAGAAACATTCGATTTCCAGCAAAGGTTGAAAGCGCGCTTGACTCTTCTCCTGCACCAAAAACGATTGCTGGAATAAAATCAAAAAAATTGTGCGCCACACTCATACTCATCAAGAACACAGCAAACACAAGGTTGCCTTCAAACAGGCTTACAAGTGAGAGCACAAACGCGACGGTATTAATATGCAAGCCCGGTACGATGCCAGTGACTATTCCGGTAAGTGCTCCTGCAAGTATTGCACCAAAAAACAATATCACGGTTGTGCGTGATTTTTTTTTGTTGATATTTATAGTTTTATGTGCTTTGAAGTATCAACGTGAGAAATGTGCTCTTTGAGAAGCGCAACTGTTTTTCTCAGTAAACGTGTGGTAGTGTCAACTTCAAGAATTCTGTGACCCCGGTCAAACGCGTCTGCGCCGCACACATTCATGATTTCAGATTCAAGATTATCTGCAATTTTTTGTTTTGAATACCCACGCGCTTCAAGACGCTTTTTTAAGACGCGCGGCGCGCAACGCACTACAATGCATACATCACCTATGCGTTTAGGTGCGTAATGGGATAAGTGAGAATCAATAACTCCTTCTCTGGCACCAAGCATGGTTTCGAGTTTGTCTTCATCAATTACAAGCGTGCCATCCCTGTCTTTTGAGTCAATGAGTTCAGAACATTTTTTAATAAGCGCGTTTACATCAATGTAGACAAGACCAAGCGTTTTTGCAAGGCGTTTTGCAATGCTTGTTTTTCCTGCGCCGGGTGTTCCTGTTACCATAACTCTCATAGTTAGACCTCAATAACAATGCCTCGTGGTCCGGCATTAATAACGCGTGTTGTTCCTATGATTTCTTCTTGTTCAAATGTTTCGTGCAGGTGTCCGCATAGTGCAAGGGTTGGCTGCAATTTTTCAATCATGTTCCTCACCGCTCTGCTTCCTGCATGAAATCCAATATTATCCAGTGTTGTGCCATGGGGAGGTTCGTGCACAACCATGACTTTTTTTGATAATCCTTCAAGCGAGTTATGCGCTTTTTCAAGCATGTTTTCAATGGTTTTATCATCCTCGGCACAAAACCCCAATTGGGTTGCAGCGCATCCAAAAAAGCCTACATCACCAATCTTTGTCGAATACCCATGCAAGTGCTTTACTGTTCCTTCATATGCCCGCGCAAAAAAATCAGTTGTTGAAATTGGCTCATGATTGCCTGGAATCAAAAGCACATACAAACCAGCATCAGCAAAGGGCTTGAACAAGCCATCAACTTCCATATTAAAGAAGGTGATATCTCCGCATAAGACAACTGCATCAACTTTTTCGCGTTTTGCCTTTGCAACAAGACGTTTTACTGCGCGCACGTCTCCGTGAATGTCTGATGCTGCAAGGATGCGCGTCTTTTTTTCCATCATGTAACAACGCGAGGGTCACTGCTTTTAAACGCTTTGTTTTACAATTCTAAGAGCACGCCTTGTTTTCCTAAGCTGATAAGTGTTGTTCTTCCAAAAATGCTTACTTTTCCTGCGTTTTCATGGATATGGCCGGCAAGCACCATAAGCGGCTCTTCTTTTTCAATAAAATCGCGCAACGCCCTGCTTCCCGTGTGTGTTCCTGAACGCGTGGTGTCAATGCCTGTTTTGTAGGGTGGGGCGTGGCTTGCAATAATCAATTTTTTTGCGCCGTGTGCAGTCTCTAAAACACGTGTTATCTCGTTTTCAGTGCGTTCTCCGGGCGTGCCAAATGGGGTGGGGTTGCTGTATCCAAGACCAAAAAATGTGTAATCCTCCAATGTTTTGAGCGTGTCATGAAACCACGTAAAACCATACTGTGTGCATACGCGTTTGACATCTTTTGCGCGCTCATTGTTTCCGGGCATGACCCACAAT
Proteins encoded in this window:
- a CDS encoding DNA polymerase II large subunit; amino-acid sequence: MVVASPVMQEYFATLEKQALVEYELARAARKKGRDPKPHVEVTLARNIGERIEGLISALYPTIANTGLANAILELEHKYDQGDWRVAFAIAKQCAHGVFITLKSREEYMDLGTRVGLAYLTQGTVSAPLEGIVGIKAKKRKDGKEYLAVYYAGPIRAAGGTPMTVSVVLVDYLRELLGYAEYDPTDDEIKRYYHELEMYNDRVSRLQYFPSQEEVQFLVKNMPIEINGSPTSKREVLIYKDVERVETAQIRGGMCLALAEGVAGRAKKLWGGLARFTDFDFSRWDFLKEFLDLQKKQYAHAENDTNETQEDTGIKVKPSFKYLRDAVAGRPVFSFPSHPAGFRIRYGRTRVSGVEAYGFNPTTGFVLNKFLAIGTQLSIERPGKGCTVTTCEVIRGPVVKLTAGDVVRVDTMEVYEKHKYDIAEVLFLGDVLVNFGAFREHKHVLVPSPFVEEWWALELESKAPDSALAERFVKSPFQEIGYDEAKAISRKFDIPLHPSFTFHWNLLSADDLRILVNAVCAPTPLQLARTDNLTLKASNELKRVLETALIPHRVSPGVLIVEHDNARALLDTLGGEDGFDAITTALARDNDASILRAKKSALTILNTVAPFALRDTAGFTLGARMGRPEKAKMRKMTASPHMLFPVGEQGGRFRSLNSAFEQGFILSDFPLRYCDACSSMTFLNVCEKCGAITKHWNTCRRCKTSTSDTFHCLPHKALSPEEKESYRTSPFERRAIDTTALVNSALEKLRVLDTNTLGNGFSTLNFLVKGVKGVTNETKTMEIIEKGILRAKNNVFVNKDGTMRLDMTQLPVTHFKPIEIGTSVARLTELGYTHDISGKPLSHAQQILEIRPQDIILPACQELPETDTRRDVLNITRFLDGLLKAVYGLDAHYAITRTDDLAGVLCIALAPHTSAGTLCRIIGFSKTQGGLAHPLLHAATRRDCDGDEVGFMLLLDAFINFSHDYLPNQRGTKNMDCPLVLALSLDPSVIDDEVFNMDVVWQYPLSFYEDTLVFKEPSEVSLRVVENLLETPEQFEGYGYTHPVDNFNNGIRVSAYKTLPTMDDKVEKQMDLAFKVRSIDVAQVATLVIEKHLLRDIKGNLRKFSSQGFRCIACNEKFRRVPLRGNCTRCSGKIVLTIHEGSVLKYVNQCLDLSSHYKVNTYLKQSIDVLRQRLESVFAQDPEKQEKLSNFFT
- a CDS encoding kinase produces the protein MRVMVTGTPGAGKTSIAKRLAKTLGLVYIDVNALIKKCSELIDSKDRDGTLVIDEDKLETMLGAREGVIDSHLSHYAPKRIGDVCIVVRCAPRVLKKRLEARGYSKQKIADNLESEIMNVCGADAFDRGHRILEVDTTTRLLRKTVALLKEHISHVDTSKHIKL
- a CDS encoding translation initiation factor IF-5A, which gives rise to MSNEGEKRHVELHSIKKGSFMIVEGATCRVTDIQMSRPGKHGHAKARVTAVGIIDGKKRVFVKPGDARVEVPIIGKKQAQVLNVRQETKTIDGKVEITHIANVMDLESYETFDMTIPDELVDKVTEGTQVLYWEVMGSKLMQRIA
- a CDS encoding cell division control protein Cdc6; this encodes MITAQRSLDDIFNTFLENKKIFRNKESLTERYTPETIPHRDNEIHQLATIFAPSLRLEKPSNVLVFGKTGTGKTLSVNHVLTFMSQKAALQGIPVSIVYVNCKMKKVADTEYRLIAEFARQFGVSVPPTGLPTDEVYNLFYESVDSKKQVIVLILDEIDHLISRAGDDILYNLTRINSSLKNALVSFVGISNDLRFTEHLDARIKSGLGEEEIIFSPYNALQLRDILKERALQSFYEGVIEDGVLAKCAAYAAREHGDARRALDLLRVAGELSEREASPKILELHIDLADEKVEKDRLYEAVIRQPKQSQLVTYAIMAYYEEQDTPAFTGDIYSIYKGLCESLGIKPLTQRRISDLITELDMLGIINAKVISHGRYGRKREITLSLPPNTFSKLQLLLKNELES
- a CDS encoding DNA polymerase II, with product MKKILDHMKLKGYLPSPELLKLPESELTRFVETLTPASGMNILTQDLYTKYKQQNPATKKIDLGSSKVEIIRSFGLNKSVSSTNSFVSFYNYRFARLSEFVKRRPEMQSAVSIKHLSDTNASGDVKFVGMIVDIRYTSNQNAILEIEDPTGGTRVLVANSKKELFLKVKELVLDEVIGVIGSRKGNIVFANDLVFPDIPSSFEYKRAPDNVTAAFVSDVHIGSVDFLPDKFQKFIDWTRGRVGTEKNKTDAERLAYVFVTGDLVDGVGIYPNQDEELNIKDIYAQYDAFEEYIKQIPDHINVIMCPGNHDAVRLEEPQPVLGANLLKTLCQYKNVTLVSNPSFLTIHGIDGFSGLKTLMYHGYSLDHYCAENEYIRNKGGYDNIGFAMEFLLRKRHLSPTHSASPFISGSEDSLIIDPVPDIFVAGHTHKGAVHKYKHIDVLSSSCFQKATSFQEKLGHHPNPGVVPLLNLKTRHVTVMET